One window from the genome of Anopheles merus strain MAF chromosome 3R, AmerM5.1, whole genome shotgun sequence encodes:
- the LOC121595765 gene encoding uncharacterized protein LOC121595765: MALNNPKPASNRKSKSPKAESVFPDDKTIANRYITWKNLLDKYNKQFENDEDGLTLDDAVDLYGEADKETDDQQQTVEEAIESSDDDDDASDKENEQSGSYAALKDQLQVALKQRTAEWKCNGMEQIFNSNFSLSVDHVQRWLQQGCQPGTGKQITQERETRFTEYDGSAQMDVTHKENVSILNETAKQQYETENRSSCVYSDSNRSKRVIVHQVEKTIISSYLTIEPEGGNGPPGTVSRLDLNSLVESIPNIMPFKMPAQLSKPSARDRIMMLAKKGSSSKGVNIDALKKTNLGSVLKSALKSVPKTRVTDDVKNRSKSGNQQQKQQHRVQFKPTKKVKCGRTILDSSESSGSESSASTTESKTRTSTPYARKHTVSDHVKNTLKQMENSKTKAKAADKQLPATKVTANFTKRNVSSASSLSSTSSTLDSDDSELAKPLIPPAKQTGNHHQTPVTNAKKAPAPKPSTENGQNPTPPPSETVQYPLPDYYHQMLTRNGRCQYKTQGIVIYRPKQTHPDRPSGQPSSKICISTQDLDLSGIKSSVRRKKFDDFTRLAHPNATLVYYESEDEAMPVGDSDDSDRSDDDEDDPILNFKPELCILAFLNDDVQTS; encoded by the exons ATGGCTCTTAACAATCCTAAACCGGCCAGTAACAGGAAATCGAAAAGTCCAAA GGCGGAGAGTGTGTTTCCGGACGATAAAACCATCGCCAATCGTTATATTACGTGGAAAAACTTGTTAGAT AAATATAACAAACAATTCGAGAACGATGAGGACGGTCTGACGCTCGACGATGCGGTtgacttgtatggggaagcggATAAAGAAACTGATGACCAGCAGCAAACTGTCGAAGAAGCGATCGAAAgcagcgatgatgatgatgatgcgtcgGACAAGGAGAATGAACAGTCGGGCAGTTACGCCGCGTTAAAGGACCAGTTGCAGGTCGCCCTGAAGCAACGGACCGCCGAGTGGAAGTGCAACGGGATGGAGCAGATTTTTAATAGCAATTTTTCCCTCAGCGTTGACCACGTACAGCGGTGGCTGCAGCAAGGGTGTCAGCCCGGCACGGGCAAGCAGATAACGCAGGAGCGGGAAACACGCTTCACGGAGTACGATGGAAGCGCCCAGATGGACGTGACCCACAAGGAGAACGTCTCGATACTGAACGAGACGGCAAAGCAACAGTATGAAACGGAAAACCGTTCCAGCTGCGTGTACTCGGACAGCAATCGCAGCAAGCGGGTCATTGTGCACCAGGTAGAGAAGACGATCATTTCCTCCTACCTGACGATCGAACCGGAAGGTGGCAATGGGCCACCGGGCACAGTGTCTAGGTTGGATTTGAACAGTCTGGTCGAAAGCATACCGAACATTATGCCATTCAAAATGCCCGCGCAACTGTCGAAACCATCGGCAAGGGACAGGATAATGATGCTTGCAAAAAAAGGCAGCAGTAGTAAGGGTGTCAACATCGACGCGCTTAAAAAGACAAATCTGGGCAGCGTGCTGAAAAGTGCGTTGAAATCGGTGCCCAAAACGCGCGTCACCGATGATGTGAAGAATAGGAGCAAAAGTGGCAATCAGCAGCAGAAACAGCAGCACCGAGTTCAATTTAAGCCAACGAAAAAGGTAAAGTGTGGTCGAACTATCCTTGACTCCTCGGAGTCATCCGGCAGCGAATCGTCTGCATCAACGACGGAGAGCAAAACCCGTACGTCTACGCCTTATGCCCGGAAACACACCGTATCGGATCACGtgaaaaatacattaaaacagatggaaaatagcaaaacaaaagcgaaaGCTGCTGATAAACAACTGCCCGCTACAAAAGTTACAGCAAATTTCACCAAACGAAACGTTTCATCCGCGTCATCTTTGTCCTCCACGTCCTCCACGCTTGATAGTGATGATTCTGAGCTAGCTAAACCACTAATTCCACCTGCAAAACAGACCggcaaccaccaccaaacaccTGTTACAAACGCGAAGAAAGCTCCCGCACCCAAACCATCCACCGAAAATGGTCAAAACCCCACACCTCCTCCAAGCGAGACCGTCCAGTACCCGTTGCCCGACTACTACCACCAGATGTTGACCAGAAATGGGCGCTGTCAGTACAAAACGCAGGGTATTGTAATTTATCGCCCCAAGCAAACGCACCCCGACCGACCATCGGGGCAGCCGAGCAGCAAGATATGCATCAGCACGCAGGATCTCGATCTGAGCGGTATCAAGTCGAGTGTGAGGCGGAAAAAGTTTGACGACTTTACGCGCCTAGCCCACCCGAATGCGACGCTCGTGTACTACGAGTCGGAGGATGAAGCGATGCCGGTTGGCGATTCGGACGACTCGGATCGTTCCGACGACGATGAAGATGATCCGATACTGAACTTTAAGCCGGAGCTGTGCATTTTGGCATTTTTAAACGATGACGTACAGACGAGTTAA